cttatTAAGAACAGATGCGACAATGTATAAAAAGTACCTTTCAGACACTAAACTAATACAAATGGTGGCAATTTTTTGAGAGGCTGTGTAGTATAGAAGAAAGCGATATCAGaagagacctggatttgaattctgtctcaCATTTAGGAGCTATATCAAGTGACCTCTGTTAGCAgccctcagcttcttcatctgtaaaatggaactattATGCCCATAatagttgtaagaatcaaatgttATCCTGAGTATACAAAgtactttggaaaccttaaaatgtgaaataaataacagtttttttttaaagtagactTTATACCCATCTTTGTTTGTaggcaagatatatatatatatatatatatatatatatatatatatatatatatacacatagatgtgtgtatgtatgtgcacatatacatatatacacatatatgcacacatacatataatttatatataaacaaagaatatatataatacacacacatctcCCAGAGATGCACGTATGACACCTTCTTTTTGAAAGAGGCTTGAAGCTTTTTGGAAGCCAGGTGGGGCTGAATTTGAGGGAGACTCCCAGGCGGCCATACTCACCAAAGTCGCTGGAGCACATCTGTTCCATGAGGCCGTCCGCACTATGCTCCATTTCACACTGGGCACAGATTTTGGTCACTgcagagagaagggagagctGATGCTATGAGACTCCATTTCTTGGCTGTGACCATTCTCATCAGCTACCCTTTCCCATGGTTTTCCACTTTGATCACTGGACCTGTAGGTCACAGGAGCACTGACAACTGCATACAGTATGGAGAGACCTAATTCCCCTTTAATCTAGTTCTTTTTCCCTGAGAAACTCTCCAGTTTATGCTATCTATGCTTGttgtatatagttttttttacttgtcaagactgtgagctccttgatggAAAGggtcatttgtttatttttttgagcaagagctttttgtctttctttgtattcctaacacTTAAAACAGTTTCTGGAACATAATAAACACTTAGTAAAATGTTTGGATTCCTTTAGTCAAGAAAGTGAGGAAGAGACTGGACAAGGCACTGCCAACTCCACTATCCCTGTAGCCTCTAGATGAGGATATACTCTTTCTCTCACCTTTCTCCATTTTAGAGTGATTATTACCCCTAATGCTTCCCTGTGCTGCTATTGATCAAGGCCTTCTCACTGTACTAACCCCAGGGACTAGTCTGTAGATCATAATCCCAGATTAAACCAGGAAGGGATTTTACAAGCCATTTAGTCCCACCCTCTTAGTTTACAGCAGAGGGAGTGGAGGTCCAGGGGAAAAGGTTATATGGTTTTCCTgtagtcacacaggtagtaagcatcagagacaGTGCAGAATCCTGTACTGCCGAGGTGAGCTGTTCCCACTTCTCCTAGACTAGAGCCCTTTGGTTGCAGAGTTTCAGGGTTTGCAATATCATTCCCCCCAACATTGTGGGACAGTGGATACAGAAATACCTTTGTCCTACCTTGCTCTGTTCAGTAAAAATGTTACACCGGGTTAGAGGGAATTATGGATTAATTAAGGGACATTGATAGAAAGTTTAAAGTCAAGTATCAAAGTGAGCTTCCAGGAAGGAAGGTTAAAGAAGAGGCAGAAGTGTATGGGTCCTTTCAATAGTTTTTTCCCCCAaccctttggggaaaaaaagtcaaaccAGCAAATGCCCCATTCCAGCGTGTTCCTGCCCATCTTGGAGTTGTCGACCTGCCTTTGACTTGAGGGCATACCTAGGCACTCTATGTTTAGCCAAGACAGAAGCACAAATATAGTACTTTActgacaaagagagagaaggggcagGGGAGGGAACTACTCTGGATCTGGGTTGGATTCCAGAAAGATCCCTCTCCCCCCACTCCAAAGGGCCATTGAGACTGAGGAAGGGGAACTCAGAGAAAGGGAGTCTAAGTTGAGGGACTTGTTTGGATTTTGATCTccaaggaaagaggagggagctTGAGTGTTAGAGTAAATGCCCCACTGGTGTGGCTTCTGGCTTCCTCTTTTTTGCTCTTAATCTGCACTGATTCCAGAGACTCTTCCTCCACTCTCCTTGTCCTAATCCAAAGGGCTGCTTATGGCAGGTTAAGGGTCGACCTTTAATAAAGATCCTCAGGAGCTCAATTTCAGGGTTTCCCTGCTTTCTGGGGTCTTGTGAAGGGTGGAACTCGAGTGGATGTTGTGGATTAGCGTACCATCAGGGTCAGTTTTGGATAGGATTTAGTCCATCTGTGGTGGATGGCAGCGTCTGGGCTGGGGTCACTTGGAGCCCACCGGTCCCAGGGAAAGCATTGTGGGGAAGGTAAGGAGCGTCCCCAGAGATGGGAGCTAAGCTAGTGGAGTCCCAGTCCGGGCTCAGCTCCCTTCCAGGCCCGGTGGCTTTGTCATTACCTCagttctctttctccccctcccccaatatttCTTTGCCTCCCTGACACCGACTCTGGACTTGGGGAATGAACTGAGAGTCGGCGGGGACAAAAAGCCACGAATTCAGGCGCGTCCCGTTGTTGCTCCAAAGAACGAGAGGAGAAAGTGGAGAAAAGTTGGAGCTTGTGCCGGGAGAAGCTGGAGGGAAAGTGGTTCAGCGCAGGAGTAAGAGGCTTTGGGGAGGGCGGAGGCAGAGGGGGCGCGAGCCGGGGACTGGGAACCGAACTGGGGAGGCGCGGGAGGGCGCGTGGAGAAACCTCTGCGCCCCTGcgtcccccccaccccccgggcCAGTGAGCGGTTGGGGGCGGGGGGCACTGGCTACCTGGCGGCGCGGTGGCCTGCACGTGGCCGAACTGCACAGTGATGCACAGGTCGTTGTCCAGAGGAAACTTGTGGCAGTGCAGCATCTCGGGCCAGGGGAAGCCGTAGGAGCCCATGAGCGGCGAGCAGCCGTCGCGCACCGCCTCGCACAGCGAGCGGCAGGGGTAGATGGGCCGGTCCAGGCAGACGGGGGCGAAGAGCGAGCACAGGAAGACCTGCGTGTCCGAGTGGCAGCGCTTGGCCAGCAGCGGCACCCAGCTGCTCGCCTGCTGCTTCACCTCGGCCAGGCTCTCGTGCTCCAGCAGGTTGGGCAGCCGCATGCGCTTGTAGCCCACCGTGTGGCAGAGAGCCAGGTCGGCCGGGATGTCCAGGCACTGCGGGGGCTTGGAGTAGAAGCGCCCCCCGCCCCCGCCGGGCAGGGGCTCCGCCTGCCAGCCGTAGTAGTCGTACTCCTCGGCTCGGGCGGCCGGAGCGCCCGGCACCGCcagcagccccagccccagccccagccccagcagcagcagccgcaGCGTGGCCCGCGCGCCCCGCATCTCCTCGTCTGTGCGGCCTCCGGGCCGGGGCTCGGGCCGCTCCCCCGGTCCCCGGGCGGGTCGGGCTCCCCGGGCGGTCGGGCTCCCGGTGCTCCGCCGGGCTTCGCGCGGGGACTTCGCGCCGAGCGCAGTGTGTCTGCTGCAGGTTGGGCTCCCGGGCGGGCCGACTGAGTAAGCCTGGCGCCACCCACCTCGGAGCGCTGGCTGCAGCCCCGGCGATTAGCCGCAGCCAATCTCCTGCGGCCCATGGCCCGGGGGCAGCGGGAGGCAGCTCTGACCCCCCTCTCCCGCTtcatcctccccctccccaccccacagCAGGGCGCGCCCTGGCCCGAGCCCCCGTCCCCCCCCTGCTTCCCCTCCTGGGCCTCTGGCCTTCTGCCTCTggctccttctctttctcctgccCTCCGTCCAGTGCGTCTCCCAGAGagcctccccgccccccccacaTCCATTCCTCCTTATCTTGCTCCTCTCCTGTTCCTTCTCTCGCTCACTTAgctctcttatctctctccccTCGGGCCCTCTCCTCCCGCTCTGGTTTCTCTTCCCTCACACCTCTgcccctcctttttctccccatcCTCTGACCCTCCTTGTCCAAGTTAGACGGGTCTCCGTCGGGGTCCTCGCTGCTGGGTTCTCCTTGCCTTTGCTGGTGATGGGAGGCAGTTAGAAGTCACCTTTTCATGACTTGGCCTGGGACCCTTACATTAGCGTCCCTGACGTGGGGCTGAGGGGGGCACAGAGAGGTTGGGGTGCTCTCCGCAGGAGAGAGAGCCTGCCTCGGGAGAGATGTCCCAGGGCCCTCGGGGGCCATGGCTTGTTTCATCCCCTATACCTGGGCTTCAGTTTTGGAAATCTCCCTTTACTTCCCTGATCCTTCAAGTTCTGGGAGTTGTGAGGCTGGAATTGCAAGCAACCTCTTCGTGCCAAAGCCAGCCTGGGAAATAAGGGCCTTTGCCTCAGGATGCCGCACAGTAGGTGAAGAGAGGTTCTTTCCTGAGGTCACTGCGGTTTCTTTGTCTTGAAGATCAGGGAGGGAGGGGGTGGCAGTTTTGGGAGATGACTGGCTCCCTCCCCATTGTCCCCTTGCCTTCGAGTTGGATTGGTTAGCCTCTATGCCATTCACCATCCCCCCTCCATCTTCTTGGATGATGAATGGCATGATTTTTGCCACTTAGGACTTCTCATCAATGAGGAAAtggaatgatttttcttttttctttttcttttttttaaattaattttataattataacgttgttgacaatacatatgcatagataatttttacaacattatcccttgtactcccttctgttccgaattttccccctccttccctccaccccctcccctagatggcaggcattcccatacatgttaaatgtgttatagtatatcctaggtacaatatatatgtgcagaaccgaattttgttgttgttgttgttgttgttgttgcaaaggaagaattggattcagaaggtaaaaataacctggggagaaaaacaaaaaatgctcacagtttacactcatttcccagtgttccttttctgggtgtagctgattctgtccatcattgatcaattggaattggattatctcttctctatgttgaagatatccacttccatcagaatacatcctcatacagtatctttgttgaagtgtataatgatctcctggttctgctcgtttcactcagcatcagttcatgtaatctctccgaaagcctctctgtattcatcctgttggtcatttattacagaacaataatatggaaTGATTTTCTAAGAAAGAGTCACTTAAACCAGATCTTCTGCCTCCTTCCTCTGGTCACTGACCTCTTCCTCATCCACTGAGATATGGCTCCTTCTGCCATTAGGAAGAAAGGACAGCACAGAGCTggcaattttttttgggggggggaggatagGAGGTGATAGTGGTACTCTCCAAGCTTGGCTGGTTACGGAATGATGGAAGTAGATCTGGTGACCATGGGAGCTGCGTTTAGTTCCATCTCTGTCACTGGTTGGTTGTGCAGCCATAGGAAGTGCCACAACCTCTCTGAatatcagtttccttttttttgtaaaaggaagataataatacttgtattgAATCACTAAGATGTTTTCaggaaagaactttgtaaactataaagggTGGAAATGACAATTGCTGTTACTAAGTTTGGTTCCAGCAACCTTGATGGGGAATTTTGACCAAGGTTCCATTGGAAAGCTCTAGACCCTAGCTCTGGTCCCCAAGGTATCCATGCTCATCCCCTAGGGGTTGAGCACCAGATGGGGCTTGGCCTTGGACAGCTGGGGAAGTAGGAGCTACCCAGGTACTTGTGTGAGGTGCTGGCTGCCCTTCAGGGTCCCACAGTTCTGCTGTTCTTGGCTCCTCAGTCAGCTGGCCCACAGAGACATGCATTTTTGCTTTGGGTAGTTTCATAAGACCTGCTTACAACATCCCCCCTCCCCAGAGAGTTGGGATGGATAAATGTCAGCCCTTTTGGGAAGTTCCTCCGGATAGCAGGAACCAGTCAATCTCTTCTCCCCCACCAAAACCCTTCTGCAAATATAGATGGGAGTGTGAGCAAATGCTCTTTGGGAGATGGCTCAGGACAGTTCTAAGGGAGTCTGGCTAACAGATCTAAATCTGGCTTCTGGGGGACACCACCTTGGAGCTGGTAGAGCTGTATGTGGGGGCCATTTAGTTCcactttttcattttgtagagGAGTAAACAGgttcagagaagggaaatgtCTGTCTTGTTACTTAGTGGGACTAAAACAAGTCTTCTGATTTCCAGACTCAGTAGAAGTCCTTGGCATTCTGCTATAATACCACTTAATGTATTGTCTCATGGGGATAGAATAGAATGAATTGAATGGATGCTAGTTATTGCCTTGAGGAGGCCTTAGGAGTGACAGATGGACCCCTAGAGTCCCAGCCAATAGCTCTGACCAGGGAGAAGGAGCtggtggggaggaaggagctGCAATTAATACTGACCTTGGGGGGAGAGAACTAGGAAAAGGTTTCATAAAAACATGGAATGTCTCTAAGGAGGGACCTTAGGCCAATAAGTGCCACAGTGAAAATGGACTGTGaccctgagtcaggaagacctgaattcaaatcctgtttcagagaCTATTAggtgtgtgaacctgggcaactTCCTTAATCtgggtctgcctcagtttccttatagtataatgggaataataatataatggggatgataatagcatctgtctTCCAGGGCTGTTTTCAAGATAAAATGAGaggaatataaatttatattatattattattagtgatcatcatcattattattatctatccagtggttctcaaacttttgttctcaatatccctttatactattaaaagtttttgaggatctgtccaaagagttttgtttatgtgggttatatttatgggtaattaccatattagaaataaaaaatcagtTTTGAATTTATAGATCCTCTGAGAGGGCTTCAGAGACCCCCTAGGATTCTCTGGAtaacactttgagaaccactgatttAGTCCAGCCCTCTTGTTAAACATTCTTCAGAGCAATGATTCAAAGCATCAAATAGAAGGGAGACACTGTGCTGACCTGGTTCCCTAAGACCATTGCAGACTGCTCAGAATAGTTGAGGAGGTGGTTAGATGCCTCGGGAGAGATCTGGGGAGGGCAAAAGATTTCGATGGACCTTGGGAATGCAGTGTGATTGACAGCTATTTGAACATATCGGGTGGCATTTCTGGGTTTCTTCTTAGCAATTGGAAGGGAAGGTTTTATGTAGGACAGGAAGGAAAGGgggtatatttttttaaactggagtCTGTTTAGCAGAACTTGATGCCCTGAAGACCAGGAGAAAGACTCTGGGTTACATAGGACTCAAGGAGTTAGTTCTCCTCTAGATAACCAAGGGAAATATGGAGAACCTTCTGGGGAAGAAGAAGCCAAAGagtgaaggggaaagggagggtaGGAGAGTGAGGGGGAGGCAGGGTGGTTAAGGGAACACAGGACCAACAATGGCTTCATTAAGGAATAGGAAAATAGGGGAGGAGGAACTATCCATGAGAGCAAGGATGCTGATGTCCAAGTCTTGGGAACCAATGGAGGGATTGTCCTTCTCCTAGGAATCAGGGTCACGGCCTGGAACTGTAAGACACTTGAACTTGGGGCGGCATGGATGGACCTTGACTTCTGTCCTCAGCCCAAAGAAAGGCCTCTCTGTGTTCTGTTTCAACCCTCCACTC
The DNA window shown above is from Sminthopsis crassicaudata isolate SCR6 chromosome 2, ASM4859323v1, whole genome shotgun sequence and carries:
- the SFRP5 gene encoding secreted frizzled-related protein 5; translation: MRGARATLRLLLLGLGLGLGLLAVPGAPAARAEEYDYYGWQAEPLPGGGGGRFYSKPPQCLDIPADLALCHTVGYKRMRLPNLLEHESLAEVKQQASSWVPLLAKRCHSDTQVFLCSLFAPVCLDRPIYPCRSLCEAVRDGCSPLMGSYGFPWPEMLHCHKFPLDNDLCITVQFGHVQATAPPVTKICAQCEMEHSADGLMEQMCSSDFVVKMRIKEIKNENGDRKLIGAQKKKKLLKTGPLKRKDTKKLVLYMKNGASCPCPQLDSLTGNFLIMGRKVEGQLLLTAVYRWEKKNKEMKFAVKFMFSYPCSLYYPFFYGASEQH